The Pieris napi chromosome 14, ilPieNapi1.2, whole genome shotgun sequence genomic interval GTAAAGGTATAGACAAAGGAGTCTTCTAGATACAGAAAATATCGAGGCACAGTCAAGCACGTTTGTTCTTTGTTTTACCATTAACAACTACGTCAGTCTCTGGTCTCCGAGGTCTTAGGATGAAGTTTAGGTTATACGCTGTGTTGACGGCGTAGTATACGTTCGCGTTTGCTGGGAGCACCATTTCTGCAAACAgtacaatttaatatgtcGGGTatggtattttataaatctagattatttaaaaaaacatcatttatatctaatatagtaaattctcgtgtcacaatgttcgttcccatatttctccgaaacggctctaccgattcttatgaatttttttatgcatattcagtacgtctgagaatcggacaacatctgtTTTTCATCCTCCTAAATGTTATGGGtgctaaattttatttttttctttagacaaattttttaattttttcatgatacagcatacaaaaatacatagaacCCCTAATTAtcaccctctacgatcaacccctattttttattttagttgatagttatttttattgaactaaaaaaatgtttcctagaaataatatacatggcaaaacgtttGCTGGGTAAGCTAGtaatactataatttttaatagaaacacagtattttaaactataatattatataatattttgttgccGGGAGCCGGATAATTTTGCGCCTTTCAATATATTGACCAAATCCAGTACTTAAACAAAACTGgcaaatatttttctcataACTCATATAGATAGCTCTTCATTATAGAATTGGATTACTGGATTATCCTAAACAGACAACAACTATTAAAGAACAGGAGAAGagaagttaatataaaataactttagtcTTACCTCTTTCCGGCAAAACTTGAGCCAAAGTATATCCATCAGGATCACCATCCAAATTCAACTTGAGCATAGAATTTCTTATGACTTGTGGCGTTCTCTCGTTATTACTCAACATTATCGACTTGTATAAAACCACGCCCTCTGTTTCAACACAATCCGACTCATATGTGACTCgtattatgtaaaaatctGGCCCATTTGGAGTCGCATGCGCAGGGCTGTTGGCTACTTTTCCGTTGAGTTGCTTCGGGCCACTGTTCGCACTAGACAACGACACGTCCAGAGATGGTATGGATGATGATGAAGAACCATGAGATAATCTCGTAGGAGAAGACCGTCGCTCCAAACTGTCTCTCTTCCACGTCCCTGCACCATCTGTTTCGCAGTAAAACTGAGAGCTGTTACTCGAACTAGTACTGGCTATCGAATCATTCTTCCTATGACCGTTGTTATTCTCATTCTTCTTCGGGCGCCGTTCTTTCGGTGCATTGGTTTGAGGTTCTATTTGACATGAAAGCTGATACGCTTCTCTATCGTCTAAGATTATGACAGAATCAAACCAGCGATCAAACATGGGGTCGGTGGGTAAGTGATATGCATTTGCTGCACCTTGGAGCAATTTGATCTGTGCGAGCACCTCAAACTCTTTTCGTCTCttgtcaaaattaattaacccATCTGCTACGGTATCCGGAATCGCTGTATTGATCATTATCAGATCAGTTAAGAATGTGCCCAGATATGGTATCGTTCCATGGCTGACTCCAGGAGATCCGCGCTCGTGAAGTAACTTCTGTAATTGCTTATCATTTTCCCCAACCGTGTCAGCAAATTTCGCCGTCCCTTCTCTCATCAAGAGTTCTCTTTGCGCCCATCGATTGTTATCTTCACTAAAAATTCTCGCTAGCTCTTCAAACAGCTCCGCTTTTTCTTTGTTTAGGAGCGCCCAGGTTTTTCTTAATCTGTACACGGGGTTGCTTTGCAGCCCCGAAATTATGGCCTTTAAGGAAGAAAAGTTTTTAAGCACTCTCAGTTCTCTGGCGATATCTAACCACGCAGCCAGGATATCCGCTCTTTCTAGAGGTTTGAGGTTCGGTTCGACTAAAACTGTGGATATGACACGGAAAGAGACGGCATTGAACTGATTGATCGTAGCTAGCACTGTGGCTGCGTCGTGGGAGCGGTCTTTGTCTCGGCGGGACCAGATGGCGCCGAGGCACTGATGGGGGACTAACTTCTTGAACAACTCCATGTCCATTCTGGTGAGTTGTTCTGCGAAGTGTCGGTGGGGCACGTGGGGCAGACGGTATGAGGTTGTGTGGTGGGCTGGCAGACGCATGCCAGGAGCGAGGCACACGCCACTACCGCCGACACTTCCATTTCGTTCCGCACTGAATATTGCTAGCTTCTGCAACACCTGGAAAGGAGAATAACACAAGTCTGTGACGTTGAAGATACCAGATCGAAAGATGAgagattttttatacataatcgGAAATTACTCCAGAATACTTAGAAAGCTTGAGAATATGTACGCTTTCATGGTCAGTAGGCTAGCAAAGGCATTTGAAGTCATTACTTTGGAAGTGAAAACTACCTTCGAATGTAGTTCAGAACCAGGTAGGTGTATCTGAGTGAAGGTGAGGAGCTGCTGCAGCGCGGGGTGGTGCGGGGCTTGACGAAAGTCCTCAGGATACGTGTCCAGCCAGACATGAAGACACGCGACCAGAGTCCTGAAATAACATAATCAAATCATAAACATTTTGAGatcaaaagatttttattattatttttatgattacataaaattagtgagattttatttaagttaagtaATTTGTGATATATACTGACCGCCTGATATTACAGGAAGTTCAATCACCGTCATCGTTTAGGATACACAGTTAATTCAGATCTAAACGACTCAAATTAACTATcatgttatttataagcaaatatttttacgacaaCATAAAGGTCATTAAATCTGCGCCCTATCCTAATATACAGTGAAAgctctttataacgtcattcgtAATAAACAACGTaacgtcatttgttttaacacAATGCCCATACATCAGTCTTCCCTTCCTATAACGAAATCTCTCTATAACGATTAAAAATgatcggtcccttgaaattcgtcataaagagtttacactgtattaaaaaaaattaaatttaaatcgtactAAATTCTGAAAAACAGGTGCTATATCCGAAATACAATCATTAAACACAACATATTATAAACCAAGAGCTAATAAGGGGACTGAAAAATAGTCTGTGTCTGTGTGCATGTGTCGCAAATATCATCCATGGCCTCCAATagagtattttctttttatgaaagaaaaaCCATGCGGACTACATTCCAATGGGTTGTACAcgtaaactatatatttttcatatagaaTTTGAGTacgacatatttttaaaaatatattttttttaaatgtttattacggaacataagatattaatttacataagaatttgaatttgtaggcatccctacttatcggcaaagaagacacagggtgtaggccgagagaaaaagccggcgtaaaaatctctcggtactcttttaaaatagcaaatcatcaaacaacacttattttaaaacaaatatcacaaattaattagtggtagcctgtctagcactagtcccaggcccttttatcaactagataatcgttaactttatagtaagcctttttacacagcttttctttaatacatttcttaaatttattaaaaggccttGGAaggagataaaagagcctttgggattttattaaagaagagtatcccttttcccaaagaagaattactaactttagatagtctaatGATTTGTAAACGACATCATAACAGATTTAATACAAGCTACTAGAGCTGGGAGTGAATGTATAAGTACTAGCAGTGGAAAGTCTAAGCTTACTTTCTATGTTGCTGTGAGTTTTCCGTCCCAGTAGAAAGCACGTCGTCGGCTGCGAGGGCTTCATACCGACCTAGTAACAAGTCGAGGACTTTACTGCACTCCGCGAATGACCTGAGTAACAACATTTATTGAGCATATACtaataatgattaatgatTATTAGAATTATCTAGTACTAGCTGACTACgtcacattaaattattatggcCCCTTACGAGAAActatcttttttcaaacattttatatgaaCATGACGTAAAACTATAGAATTGCAGAAATATACTgcgaagtaatttttattgaataggCTCCGTTCCGGCAAGTTTACGGGACACAAATGTAACGTTTAGGGCGTTAGAGGAACATACTATAATTTCGTCCAGTCCAAACAGCGACTTTAAAAAGGTGGACgcgttaccatggttacgatTACGGGATGTTCTAGGCTAAGTCAGCTGTCCCACCTCCGATGGGAACGAGAAACGAGTGGCGAGCAGCGGAAAGCGAGTGTGTAGTTCTGATAGTTTTGTCGCTGGGCTATAAGCCAATGTACGAGTGAGACGGGCGATTACTCGTAAAATACCTACATCATCATCGTCGTCTGAACTAGACAACAATGATAATTCAAATGATTGTttgttattcataataaataaaaatacgtgtACTCGCAGATCcgaccagccctgcgattctgtaactcacacagcggttttcgcatcggcggtcgctctgaaaaggtgggagcttgtagtttcttgtttatcagaatgccaaatcataaaatgactgcttcacgactgatttgagagcgaccgccgatgcgaaaaccgctgtgtgagttcgaaaagtgagttacagaatcgcagggctgtagaGAAATGACTGCTGTCGCTGGTTGGTCTCTCGGCGTGAGTTCTGATCGCTAAGCGAGAATTATCTTTGATAGCTCTTGTCGTTCAGCGACGATCTAGTGGAGCGATTTCTCGCCGGCAGTATGAACAGTCAGCGAtcaactatttatatatgcaTCTCTTTTGCTTACACGGAATGTATATCTATTGTACGTTTCTTGAGCGAGAAAATAGATAGTTAGTCGTTTACTCGCCGTTGGTGGGACAAATGCCTTAAACTGATAGTTTTTTTATCTCACCTGTATGTAGCGAGAAACACATTGACATAAGTGGACTCCAACTCGCCATCGTCAGTGGCTAATGCCTCAACGAGGCGATCAACAGTACCAGCTTTAACAAATCTCACTCGAACTGTCTCCCACTCCAAATGTGAGATCTCGTCATCAGACTCctgaaattcaaaattaacagGGTTCAGTGGTGATCTTCGGAGAGATCGAACgattaattagtattatatttcattaaatttggtCGAATCGAGCATGAATAGTGTATTACGTTACTAGTGCAAAAGTTCTAGGTTTACATTACATTGTTGCCTTTTTATACAGGCACTGATGCTATTACTGTGTTGTGGGTGACCTAGTCTCTTACCAGTtacagaaaagaaaaaaaaatgtacttaaatgtttaacattaatgattaatgaatatctattgaatgaataatttacagtgtaagtttttttaatagttaactAGTATAATTCTTTTGTTTGCTTATTTTAACACATCGTGCGAGGTGGCACAACTAAAGCTGGCCatggaccgcatgttgcagccgATACCGACTGCTCTAAGCGGTCGCCGCCGCACGGcggatctgcagtttccatactaaattcatttTCGCAATACACGCACCGCTCGAGCAGCAAacctgagcaaaccgcatattgTAGTCGGTCtggactgcaacatgcggtccgtctgtGGTCCGCTTTATTCAGCGTATCTTATCTTTATCCTTTTAGTTTTGAAAAGGTAGATTTCCGAAAGAGTCTTTTtttaacgttcataagtgtacattgtgttacctacatgaataaatgatttttgactttgactttgcccccatgttttcttttaggcgaggaattaaaatattttttttctcctttgtttaataaattatatatcaaCAAGATGttgaagttttaaaaaaaatcctcacAATTCTTTGTCCTACTAATGTAGGCTAAGcattacaaattaaatgaaatattcgAAGGATTTATAATTGAGATCAAGCCCAGAGTTAACCATAAAAGTATACCGGCGTGTGAATAACAAACAATGATATCAAATGTGGCTGATTCACAGTCCTGAGTCAATTTACatgttatttatgtttacGTTCCGGTAATTTTGAGTCATTTCGGTTTCCACTATCGCGTATTTccctttgttttatttacaaggTTGAATTATTGTAtgggttttatattttatgctatttattgttttaaaacactGCGCCCGGCTTTGCTGTTGGCAAGCTTAAGTTACTCAGGAATAATGAAGCATTGGAATCATGGAGGAATTTTATAAATCGCTTggattttgagtttattctttacaaagataaaaatattttctctttattatattagtatagatttcACAGCTAGTTAATGCTTACAGCGCCTACTTATAAGTCCTAACATcgttgtttaaattaaatgttgagaaaagatataatttttcaaggaTCTTAAATATTCCCTTGGATATTTTTGTGGactttttatacattatctATTGATCGTGAACAAACTcataaaggatttttttttcaacttgcCATgacttttacaaaaaacataacaaatatttgttgatTTATGATGACACTTAAATCacttaaatacttattttgtaGCCAATGTTATGGTCGTGATATGCTTAAGATGTTAATAGCACTTTCTTcaacctatatataagtaatattactcgtaaatatcttaatttgttaaaagCTTACACTGGATGCGCAGCGCGTAGGCCGATGGTAACGTACTTTCTTCAAATAAACAGTATAAATCGCCCCGTCTACTCGCTCCTCGCCCCACAACCGCCATGTCGGCTGCtgaaaacaaacaataattcattaattttataatactagACAAGAATACACTAGACGTTAGTGATTTTGTTACATGATGCACTTCATCACTTTTCTGGTCATATCTGACATATTATTTCTCGCCAAGATAACCTTCGATCCCTGCCCATTAAGATGGTGAAAGGCGATTTAAATTGGACCAAAATCACTCATATCAAAATCAATTAGGTACACCTTGCTTACACtgaacaattaatataaattgtctttgACGCACACGTTTACTAACGTCACTTAAGTTTAACATAACCTGTGGTTCATCCACGTGGGAAAATTAAATGTCAATTTCAATCAGgattaagaatataattaccaaatttataatgattgaATATCGTACACCACTGTTAATTCGTATTTTAAAACGAATTCTGAAACACAAGATCAATTTACACTTAAATAATACTCCGAAACACATTGTTTATCGTATTCGTTGCTAATCTTAactaaagtattaaaattaggTTCAAAGTTTTAATTGAGAAATTCAAAATCCATTGCCAAGCGTTAAACTCTTATCTCAATtgaataaagttcagtttaaaGTGCAgacttgtatatatttttttacttctcTTTAATAAATTCCGAACATTGTATAATATCGAGTTTAATTACGTATAACGGTTACAGCAATCTTTTAATAGGCACGGTTGCATTACTGTTTCGTATGTATAATGGATATTTGATAAGAATACCTGTATAAGATTGGCAGTTGGCAACCGTTGAAGGGGACTCGGACAAATAAAAGAAGATAAACGGGCGTCCAGACATAGGCCGGACGAATGAACTACGCACATGACTAACTTCAAAATAAGTCAATTatcaacaatttaattttgaaatgtcaaaattttaattgtgacGTGTATCCTGTATCGGTTTACACAATGCTGCCCGTGGGCACAAGGAGGGCAAATGTAGACTTTTGGCAGCGCTCCTTTCGAGCAGAAGACatatccaataaaaaaaatttttttctttactagACTAGCCTGTTTTggtttttacttttaagtataagaaaatcaaacactcaatttaatttatccaTTTGAAATACAATTATCACCTATTGCGTTAAGGCTAAGTTTAAGGATATTCAATccgttgtatttaaaataagcgtaTTTTCTGTGGACCGTGCTTACATAATCGTCATCAATGACGTCAGAGAACAGTGCCTCGACTTTAGTGACGCCGCAAATCCTCCACATGGCCCATGTCGCCACTAGTGACGTCACTTATCTCGCATTGCGCTGACTTTCGCTATCACCAAAGTTTAATTGTCCCAACGCCACCAATGCGTGCGTGACGGTGAAATCGTTTGGCACACTTGGAGATATCCGGATTGACTAGTTtcctttacaatatttatttacactatgtactgtatacaaaataattttatgtattctaTATGTTGCAACATTCGGTTCGAGAAAATAACGTTGTTAAAGTCACATCAAGTTTCACAAATAATCACCAAGTTCGTAATCCAAGTTAAGTTTCCCTTAGGAAATTTTGGACGTTTTTATCTCAtagacaaatataaattttctaaaacatttttatttatgacacaGTTTTCTTTCCGAATGCTACACAATGGTAACTCTATCGCGGTCGTATGGAGACTGCTCTCTCGTGGAGAGATCGCGCGAAAAACTCAGATAGAGCACGTCAATGACGTGTCTATGTGTTAATTGGACGATGAGTACATTGTACGAGCTATTTACTTAGTCATTACTAAGTATTGAATGCAGGAACTAGTGCCATGGTAATTTAGAaatcgatttatttttaactcatTAGAAAAAAACTTTGTTCACCAACTATAAACTCCGGCTTTGCGAACTAAACCTTCGTACTTATCGTACCATAactttatatgtaaataaataaataaaaatctctttattaatttcaagtAGATATGCACTACAATGTGTGAAGATTTGGTGCACAGCTTCGTTATTTGGCGAGGCAAGCATTCCGATAGAATAAATTTCGTATCAGAGATGATCCGGTttcaaaaaaaagtttaaatctTTGGTATCAACTTTAGGTAAATGCTAAAAAAGTTATGAAGgcttactattattaattcacaGCAGTGAAAGACTATTGgatggctgtgcaccaatagttTATCAAGATTTACGAGAATAATAAGGAGAAGAACATACACTTATATACAAGAAAAGCTTAAGAGTAATTCGGAAACGAAATGCAAACTGCGACTCCCGTActtaatacgtttttgacatatgtGAGTCAGACTGGCGCTAAGCCTCGTTTTTAGATGCCTTAAGTACGGTTGCTGGAAGTTAGCCTtcagtatttaatttagtttaataataaaaaacgtagTGAACGTTTCTAATGccatataaaattgtattatgtaaTTGGATACCGGTAGTTGCATAACGATTTGGTCGCGTGTTTCCTACACTTTCAACAATTTGCAAATCAATACCAATAGAATTAATGATTGTAAAACCTAAACAATGACCAAAAGGTACATAGAAGTGATAGTAACAGGATATTGTTGAAATcgccttaataatataattttctttattgtacTTCTCTAAATTCCTGACTTTCCTATTAATGTTGGAGGGAGTGAACATAGATAAAAGAAATACACATTGATTTTGAATATTGACTGAATAGAAGTTTATTCGTAGCGTTAACTCAGTGCATTACTATTACTAATGTCACAATTTAGACAACGGGATGGAACATTAGTGTTTGCATTCTCGTGACGCCTACATGTCATTATATCAAACCTGGCGATGTATGAGAAAATTTG includes:
- the LOC125056048 gene encoding ral guanine nucleotide dissociation stimulator isoform X5; its protein translation is MSQDAESLQPTWRLWGEERVDGAIYTVYLKKVRYHRPTRCASSESDDEISHLEWETVRVRFVKAGTVDRLVEALATDDGELESTYVNVFLATYRSFAECSKVLDLLLGRYEALAADDVLSTGTENSQQHRKTLVACLHVWLDTYPEDFRQAPHHPALQQLLTFTQIHLPGSELHSKVLQKLAIFSAERNGSVGGSGVCLAPGMRLPAHHTTSYRLPHVPHRHFAEQLTRMDMELFKKLVPHQCLGAIWSRRDKDRSHDAATVLATINQFNAVSFRVISTVLVEPNLKPLERADILAAWLDIARELRVLKNFSSLKAIISGLQSNPVYRLRKTWALLNKEKAELFEELARIFSEDNNRWAQRELLMREGTAKFADTVGENDKQLQKLLHERGSPGVSHGTIPYLGTFLTDLIMINTAIPDTVADGLINFDKRRKEFEVLAQIKLLQGAANAYHLPTDPMFDRWFDSVIILDDREAYQLSCQIEPQTNAPKERRPKKNENNNGHRKNDSIASTSSSNSSQFYCETDGAGTWKRDSLERRSSPTRLSHGSSSSSIPSLDVSLSSANSGPKQLNGKVANSPAHATPNGPDFYIIRVTYESDCVETEGVVLYKSIMLSNNERTPQVIRNSMLKLNLDGDPDGYTLAQVLPEREMVLPANANVYYAVNTAYNLNFILRPRRPETDVVVNGKTKNKRA
- the LOC125056048 gene encoding ral guanine nucleotide dissociation stimulator isoform X6 — its product is MSQDAESLPTWRLWGEERVDGAIYTVYLKKVRYHRPTRCASSESDDEISHLEWETVRVRFVKAGTVDRLVEALATDDGELESTYVNVFLATYRSFAECSKVLDLLLGRYEALAADDVLSTGTENSQQHRKTLVACLHVWLDTYPEDFRQAPHHPALQQLLTFTQIHLPGSELHSKVLQKLAIFSAERNGSVGGSGVCLAPGMRLPAHHTTSYRLPHVPHRHFAEQLTRMDMELFKKLVPHQCLGAIWSRRDKDRSHDAATVLATINQFNAVSFRVISTVLVEPNLKPLERADILAAWLDIARELRVLKNFSSLKAIISGLQSNPVYRLRKTWALLNKEKAELFEELARIFSEDNNRWAQRELLMREGTAKFADTVGENDKQLQKLLHERGSPGVSHGTIPYLGTFLTDLIMINTAIPDTVADGLINFDKRRKEFEVLAQIKLLQGAANAYHLPTDPMFDRWFDSVIILDDREAYQLSCQIEPQTNAPKERRPKKNENNNGHRKNDSIASTSSSNSSQFYCETDGAGTWKRDSLERRSSPTRLSHGSSSSSIPSLDVSLSSANSGPKQLNGKVANSPAHATPNGPDFYIIRVTYESDCVETEGVVLYKSIMLSNNERTPQVIRNSMLKLNLDGDPDGYTLAQVLPEREMVLPANANVYYAVNTAYNLNFILRPRRPETDVVVNGKTKNKRA
- the LOC125056048 gene encoding ral guanine nucleotide dissociation stimulator isoform X4, whose translation is MWRICGVTKVEALFSDVIDDDYPTWRLWGEERVDGAIYTVYLKKVRYHRPTRCASSESDDEISHLEWETVRVRFVKAGTVDRLVEALATDDGELESTYVNVFLATYRSFAECSKVLDLLLGRYEALAADDVLSTGTENSQQHRKTLVACLHVWLDTYPEDFRQAPHHPALQQLLTFTQIHLPGSELHSKVLQKLAIFSAERNGSVGGSGVCLAPGMRLPAHHTTSYRLPHVPHRHFAEQLTRMDMELFKKLVPHQCLGAIWSRRDKDRSHDAATVLATINQFNAVSFRVISTVLVEPNLKPLERADILAAWLDIARELRVLKNFSSLKAIISGLQSNPVYRLRKTWALLNKEKAELFEELARIFSEDNNRWAQRELLMREGTAKFADTVGENDKQLQKLLHERGSPGVSHGTIPYLGTFLTDLIMINTAIPDTVADGLINFDKRRKEFEVLAQIKLLQGAANAYHLPTDPMFDRWFDSVIILDDREAYQLSCQIEPQTNAPKERRPKKNENNNGHRKNDSIASTSSSNSSQFYCETDGAGTWKRDSLERRSSPTRLSHGSSSSSIPSLDVSLSSANSGPKQLNGKVANSPAHATPNGPDFYIIRVTYESDCVETEGVVLYKSIMLSNNERTPQVIRNSMLKLNLDGDPDGYTLAQVLPEREMVLPANANVYYAVNTAYNLNFILRPRRPETDVVVNGKTKNKRA
- the LOC125056048 gene encoding ral guanine nucleotide dissociation stimulator isoform X1, encoding MLVRGCAGGELRHSLSEKTKALAAKCHALRSPAREQRGTERRRTRQRKSQTRWYVKQPTWRLWGEERVDGAIYTVYLKKVRYHRPTRCASSESDDEISHLEWETVRVRFVKAGTVDRLVEALATDDGELESTYVNVFLATYRSFAECSKVLDLLLGRYEALAADDVLSTGTENSQQHRKTLVACLHVWLDTYPEDFRQAPHHPALQQLLTFTQIHLPGSELHSKVLQKLAIFSAERNGSVGGSGVCLAPGMRLPAHHTTSYRLPHVPHRHFAEQLTRMDMELFKKLVPHQCLGAIWSRRDKDRSHDAATVLATINQFNAVSFRVISTVLVEPNLKPLERADILAAWLDIARELRVLKNFSSLKAIISGLQSNPVYRLRKTWALLNKEKAELFEELARIFSEDNNRWAQRELLMREGTAKFADTVGENDKQLQKLLHERGSPGVSHGTIPYLGTFLTDLIMINTAIPDTVADGLINFDKRRKEFEVLAQIKLLQGAANAYHLPTDPMFDRWFDSVIILDDREAYQLSCQIEPQTNAPKERRPKKNENNNGHRKNDSIASTSSSNSSQFYCETDGAGTWKRDSLERRSSPTRLSHGSSSSSIPSLDVSLSSANSGPKQLNGKVANSPAHATPNGPDFYIIRVTYESDCVETEGVVLYKSIMLSNNERTPQVIRNSMLKLNLDGDPDGYTLAQVLPEREMVLPANANVYYAVNTAYNLNFILRPRRPETDVVVNGKTKNKRA
- the LOC125056048 gene encoding ral guanine nucleotide dissociation stimulator isoform X2, translated to MLVRGCAGGELRHSLSEKTKALAAKCHALRSPAREQRGTERRRTRQRKSQTRWYVKPTWRLWGEERVDGAIYTVYLKKVRYHRPTRCASSESDDEISHLEWETVRVRFVKAGTVDRLVEALATDDGELESTYVNVFLATYRSFAECSKVLDLLLGRYEALAADDVLSTGTENSQQHRKTLVACLHVWLDTYPEDFRQAPHHPALQQLLTFTQIHLPGSELHSKVLQKLAIFSAERNGSVGGSGVCLAPGMRLPAHHTTSYRLPHVPHRHFAEQLTRMDMELFKKLVPHQCLGAIWSRRDKDRSHDAATVLATINQFNAVSFRVISTVLVEPNLKPLERADILAAWLDIARELRVLKNFSSLKAIISGLQSNPVYRLRKTWALLNKEKAELFEELARIFSEDNNRWAQRELLMREGTAKFADTVGENDKQLQKLLHERGSPGVSHGTIPYLGTFLTDLIMINTAIPDTVADGLINFDKRRKEFEVLAQIKLLQGAANAYHLPTDPMFDRWFDSVIILDDREAYQLSCQIEPQTNAPKERRPKKNENNNGHRKNDSIASTSSSNSSQFYCETDGAGTWKRDSLERRSSPTRLSHGSSSSSIPSLDVSLSSANSGPKQLNGKVANSPAHATPNGPDFYIIRVTYESDCVETEGVVLYKSIMLSNNERTPQVIRNSMLKLNLDGDPDGYTLAQVLPEREMVLPANANVYYAVNTAYNLNFILRPRRPETDVVVNGKTKNKRA
- the LOC125056048 gene encoding ral guanine nucleotide dissociation stimulator-like 1 isoform X3, with amino-acid sequence MWRICGVTKVEALFSDVIDDDYQPTWRLWGEERVDGAIYTVYLKKVRYHRPTRCASSESDDEISHLEWETVRVRFVKAGTVDRLVEALATDDGELESTYVNVFLATYRSFAECSKVLDLLLGRYEALAADDVLSTGTENSQQHRKTLVACLHVWLDTYPEDFRQAPHHPALQQLLTFTQIHLPGSELHSKVLQKLAIFSAERNGSVGGSGVCLAPGMRLPAHHTTSYRLPHVPHRHFAEQLTRMDMELFKKLVPHQCLGAIWSRRDKDRSHDAATVLATINQFNAVSFRVISTVLVEPNLKPLERADILAAWLDIARELRVLKNFSSLKAIISGLQSNPVYRLRKTWALLNKEKAELFEELARIFSEDNNRWAQRELLMREGTAKFADTVGENDKQLQKLLHERGSPGVSHGTIPYLGTFLTDLIMINTAIPDTVADGLINFDKRRKEFEVLAQIKLLQGAANAYHLPTDPMFDRWFDSVIILDDREAYQLSCQIEPQTNAPKERRPKKNENNNGHRKNDSIASTSSSNSSQFYCETDGAGTWKRDSLERRSSPTRLSHGSSSSSIPSLDVSLSSANSGPKQLNGKVANSPAHATPNGPDFYIIRVTYESDCVETEGVVLYKSIMLSNNERTPQVIRNSMLKLNLDGDPDGYTLAQVLPEREMVLPANANVYYAVNTAYNLNFILRPRRPETDVVVNGKTKNKRA